One Arachis hypogaea cultivar Tifrunner chromosome 18, arahy.Tifrunner.gnm2.J5K5, whole genome shotgun sequence genomic window, GTAATTTTATCTCACTTGTTGGGTTGCTTTGGAACCCTGGCGTAAGAACGAGATGGGCCGTATATAGTCCGGACGAATGCAAGAATTGCAATTCTCACCATGTCTTCAAACAGTCCCCCCTGAAAATCAAGGAACAAAATAGTCGAACAACATGCTATAGAATTAGATATTATAATTGTATATCGGACAAAAGGAATATATTAGCTTACCACATATGCATCGAGATTATCCCATTCATCATCTTGTGGTACAGAATGCAAACTGTCGGTTATCACTAGGCACTTCGCATTCACCTCAAATGTATATACCCACCAATGGCCCCTCCAACAATTAGGAATTAACCATTGTAGCAAATAGTACACAAGATTGAATATGTCTCTTAAAAAAAACAAGTCAACTCCTTTGACCATGAAAGAACCAGAACATCCTCAAATCAAATGACAGTCACGAcataattcttaaaaaaaattagctgATCTTGAAGACACAGAATGCCTAAAGCAACTATTTACTAGGCCTAGGAGACCCACCTAACCCATTATAAACGTATCCAACAGCACAGAAGAGTAGATTCAATCAACGCAATAATATGGCACACCAAAAGAGCAAAATATGCAGAGAAAAACAACCATATTAATAGCATGAAATAGTAACCATCCATTTCAAATTAAATATGGAATAAATATTGGATTCCGAAGCCCATTTTAGGCAacatatacaaatatttttaccTAGAAAAAGGACACGCATAAACCAAGACCTGATTCAGACAGGATATAAATATTGTAAAACAAAACAGCAGTCTCTAAGAGTCAAACGGACCATCCTTGTCCATGTTAAAGAACACATACAGCATGAAGGGAGATCTTTACAAGtttattttgaatataataagaGAGAGTGGTGCTATATCGAAAGTGCAGCGTATTTAAAAAAGATTACAACTGACCCATTTTCTCTTTACAGCTTCGACTTTGTCAAAGAACCTATTATCCTCACCAAAGCCTGGACCAAGCCCCACATACATTGGACTTGCACCATCAATGAATGATGCCAGATTATCATTTCGTGTGACTAATTCCTGTAAACCCACAACTAGAAAGAATCCTTACAAAATCTGACACATATTGTAATCAGTAGAGTGTAATTACCAATATCCCTGGACACACGTAATAGAAATCTTGCTTGAATCTAGATGATTCGGTGTCATTGAAGGAGTAGCACATTCATTGAATGACCTGCACAATACATTGAGCAAGTATAAACTAAACACCAATAGAAAGGTAGGGAATTAAAACGCATGATTAAGTTCAGATAATTACCGTGCTGTTGACCCAACTGCGGGCTTTCAAGGTCCATAAATCCTTCCTTTGTAATACCAGATGTTCTCGGCCATTATAGGATGCCAAATGTTGCTCTTTTTTCAAGGACGAGTTAAGTATCCATGCTCTGATTTGTTTCTCCTTAGTCTCCCCCTTCTTTATATTTCTAAGCCTTGGATGAATTGAATGGATCGGGAACGGGGTTGGAGTCTTTTCAAGATGAGTTAAACTGAGTGAAAAGCTAGGTCTCCCTAGACTCGATGTATGGTAGCATGACTTGTTTGGCATCACTGTTTGCAGGGGCTGCATGCTTATGGCCTTTGTTTGCCACCCTTGTTCAACATTATCCAACACTTGTTCAAATTCAAGACACTGTACAATGGAGACGTCAAATTCGCTACAAACTAATTCAATATGACATTAGCTAAAATGACTAGATACGCTTACCATGACTGCTAATAACAACACGTgggaaaaaaagaggaaaaagaaacaaCAAAGTAAGCTACAAACAACTTACCTGTCAAAATTGTACTCGGTAAGCTGGACAAGTGCCGCAAACGGCGTATGTGGAGATGCTTCCTTGTGGTCAGAGTGTTTGTCTTGAGCACCTTTATGATCGTCTTTGACCATGGGCTCTGCTTGATTGACATCATGTGGTGGCGGCTCTTGTTGGAATAATCGTTGCCTTCTAGCAAGCGGCACGTTATCTTCATCATCAGAGTCTAGGACTACCAAAGGTGTCCCCTTGTTTTTTGGGACACTCTCTCTTGGAAGTGCTTTTTTTATGCCGCTTCCAGATCGGTATCTGCGAATGGGCAACTTTCTCCTCGTACCAGGCCTACATTCCTGTGGTGTATACATTGAGCGAATTAAGCAATATAAGCGACACAGcagcatatgaaaaacaacataaatAAAACACTTTATCATGCTTGAGAGGAGAAGAATAATTTTTGTAACCACAGTCGGGGCTATATTCCTAGATATCGTCATATACATGATAAATACTCAAACCAGTCGCATACTTACTAAAATAAACATCCATGATAATAACACAAGTAACATTAACTAACCGAGCTCGCCTTCTGTCCATCCATATCTCTATGCTGAGATTTGGTCcttaatgagcggatattttatacgctttttggcatcattttcatatagtttttattatgttttgtttaagttttattatattttcataggttttagtgcaaaattcatatttttgtattctagtttgagtttgtgtcttttatggtgatttcaggcattttctggctgaaattgaggaattttggcaaagtctaattcagagacagagaaaggactgcagatgctgtcaggatctgacctccatgcactcgaaggagcatttctggagctacagaagtccaaatgacactctctcaatggatatggaaagctaacatccagggatttccagaaatatataatagtttatactttatttggaaatgaaggcccaaaactggcgttcaacgccagccaccaaccccagtcctggcgtccaacgcccaaaggggagcagctggcatccaacgcccattCAGGAGTCCAAAGCTGGCATTGGACACCCAAAAGGGAGCATTAGCTCATGGCTTCACTTAAGCTTatcccaattgcaaaataaaggggatacaaaattctccaattgcaaaataaagggaatcaatgcacatgggacaaaattaaagttaaaatatgtatgttaggttaaagaaactttgatttataaagtatgtatgttaggtgagatcttagactaatcaaggattcacttatttagctcacttagccttatatatatacccttacctttaccttggccccattacaatcttaaaaaagacctcatgatttttgtatgtctgtattctataattgttgattggttagatgaagaacaaagttatagaaagtaaggatagaaaaagaatagagtgattaacccactaaacactgagtgactagagagtaaacacaaaatccaatgagggttcaatagctcatcaccatatatctctgcttaaattgttagttgtcttgcaagtttgtgaaatatttttgcccatctcaattgtaaaagtgctttaacattatctaaggtttggctatgcatacatgattccttgaggatatgaattaatttaactacatgtaagctttatatacaagtgaataacaattagaattgcatgattcatttaggtagttgcatttagaatagattgcattgcatgagattccaccactttaactttaccttactctttatcttggatttagcatgaggacatgccattgtttaagtgtggggaggttgataaacccatattttatgatatattttgtactcaatttaagtgatttattcaatccttcacccacttattcatgtgaaattgcatggttttacttttccttccttattatgtgatatatgtgaaaaacatgtttcctatgttttaaaaataattattttaattaccttttattaccattcgatgctgtgatttgtgtgttgagtattttcagatctcctaaggcaggaatgatttaaaggatggaaaggaaacatacaaaatggaaggaaagcacaaaatggagtttttgaagaaactggcagtgacgcgaacgcatggacgacacagctgcgtgcctagcgcaaaaaggcagcgacgcgaacgcatggacgatgcagccgcgtgcctagcgcgaaaaggcagcgaacgcgtgacaaggaaaactatCAGATGACACGACCGTGTGACCTACGCgggcgtgacagacgccacgcaccagaaactgcagaaaatgctcccagcgatttctgaaaccctttttggcctagatccaagtacagaaagcactGATTAGAgattataaagtgggagaatgcatccattcaaaaaggAGGCCTTCTATTATTCACTTTTcagaatttagatgtagtttttagagagagaggttctctcctctctcttaggatttaggattaggattcctcttaaaggatttaggattatttcttctcaatttccaggtttaatgttcctcttatttattttctattttattatatacctttaattattatttatctttccaatttagcttatgctacattcatgttatgattttcttaattaatattatttgaggtatttcagtttatgatcgttttattctatttatgaatgcttttaatttaatttagatatttttttccttttggctttggttaagtaattggtaacacttgagttgtcaaactcagcagtggttgaattTGGCAtattactaattgatctagatcgctctaaagctagtcttcccacagggattgactaggacttgaggatcaaactaattagtccacttgactttcctttgctttagtaaaggttaattaagtgggattaaaacctaattctcatcacatctgataaggataactaggataggacttctaattcttataccttgccaagagattttattattgttaatttatttattttacttgtcatttaaattacttgttccctactttcaaaacccccaatttacaaaactcataaccaataataagaacacctccctgcagttccttgagaagacgacccgaggtttaaatacttcagttatcaatttaaaaggggtttgttacttgtgacaaccaaaacgtttgtacgaaaggattttctgttggtttagaagctatacatATAATGCGACCatgtttttatatttctttaccgatagaaaaaccgatcgtcaaaccaccagcttgattatacatatcttagacggctaatctacGGCTTCATTGggtacttctcgagacatcagtgcAGCAGAGGTGCggggtgattagggcctttgtagtataggctagaaccaaaggagcAGCATTCTCTAATCCGTAAGATCCGACTTTGTCTATGGGGCTTCaccccgttcagattggatgaccgctgacccagcgtttgatctgaagcagaggagcttaatgaccactgacccggtgttaatcatatacagcctgccatggaatgaatcaatcagaagttggagtagatggtgagaaaagttgatccagaaggaagaagcatctccgaagtcTCAACTGCTCTCATACCAtagatttcacacctatctagtaacgttttatttatttacctCCGATGGCatttgtattcaatttaactataaaaatgaaattattagGGATTGTACCTGTGAAATAACATGGTCGGCCTTCTTATCAAGTTCATTAGCAGTCCATTCATCAATCCAAGGCTCGGGTGCTTGACATGCATGTAACCGACCATGCTTTAAGCGCTGAAAGTACAGAACCTGGATACAAGTAATTCAAATGTTAGGATTTACAACTTAAGACGTACATGTAGTAGAAATTTAGGTAAATTATTGGCGATACCAGCAACACGAACATACACCCGCCACATATTTCCTGGTTCTCATTTTGGAATTTTCTTATTGCATCTCGCAACCACTTTAATATCTAATACGGCCAGTGAAATCTTCTTGGGTTCGAGACATCCAAAATCGGAGGGAGGTGCCATGGGAAAATAGTCTGCTGGCTTGTAGGGCAAAGAAACATCTTCAAAACCACGAGGATAAAGTATCGTTTAAAAGCCATCCTTTGTTGCTCGATCTCCATTGGACAGGCAAAGACAAAGTCCCGCAgttgtgttgttgttttcatCTGGAACTGTCTCTTAAGTGCCAAATGGGATACATTTTTCTTCTACAGTTCCGGGATTGGTCCCCTACATTAATGAAATATTGTACAACAATCAATCAGTATCAACAAAGAAAAACCAAAACACACACACAATAATTATTACATCTTACATAACTTCAACTAGCCTCTAGAAGGTATGCTGAATACCCTGCTGATCAGTTCGGCGGTAATGTGGATGTCCCCTGCGTTGACCCTGAGAGTGTTTGATTCCATGTCATAGGCCCTCGCAAGTTGAAGCATGATGCTCTGCTTCACATGCCATAGCGGTACCCGCCGCAGAAAACCAAATCCAATAGCCTCAAGCTCAGCCAACTTAGCGTCCTCATTATGTAGTTCCAAGTGGGAAAACAAGTTGTTGATGTAGCAAGGTGAGCATCGCGTCTCGACTAATTTCTGttgagaaaaaattaagaaaagaatgaCGTCACAACATATAATCAAACATCTTATTTCAATCATGTAAACAATGTGATACCTTTTTACCCATCTGATTTTGCGTTCGGACGGTATGAAATGGATTGTTGAGCACCGTGAAATTTTACTCATGCAGTAGGTCACCTGAATTCTAATGCAAGATTCTATTGAGTTTATAATTAACCGATGAAACTTATGATAACATGAGCAAAAAATCCTGTAATTATTCCAGCTAATAAAACTCAAAAGATTATAAGGCCGAGGAAGAGAAAGGATGTGCACAGCAATAACTTAGGTGGTCTGAGAGTCCGACTCGGCCAATTATAAACATAACAATCCTGCAGGTAAATCAGATTCACACAAAGCAAAAATATGGCACACCTAAACAGCAAAGCAATCAGTGCAATTCAACCATCCAATTATTCATTGAATTTACCATATGTTCCACGTCGATCTAGGTATGCATATCCGAGTTTGGATTACGGTCTATGGACCATGTACACAGTTTCTCACTAAAATACAAGACAACCCTCAAACATCACAATAGTCACACAGAATACCGACACAGTAAACTTCTCATTTATGAAAATCAACCATCCAAATATGGACAAAAGACTAATCATATTTGCTACTCATATAAAATTGTTCTTTCGAGTATTTAATGAATCATACATCAAACTAGCAAGATATATACGTCATTAAAATTCGAGGATATAGATCAGCAGTTTTTTCGGCAAGAATGGTAATTTTTAATGCAAAAAGCAACCTTTATTAGAAGATTAGTGATTAGAGAATTGAAAGGATTTGATCCACACTTCCATGACCTATTGAAACAGAACATAGCCACTTgaagaaaaaaacaacaaaaaagcaATAGCGAATCGGTGACTTTTGTAGATTCATATGTCTTCAACTGATCTTATTGATATGGTCATAATAAAAGTAAAGTTAGTCGTATGTGTGAAAATAAACATCTAACTTGAACTTTTCCAAAATAAATACAAGGTTAATATAATTAGCATCATGTATGAATTGTCTTACTTACAAAAACAAGAGACCGATTAAACAGCAACTCGTTCAAACAAGCTGATAGTGTACTAGGATCAAAATAGCATTCACCATAATCAAAATCGACCATCCAAAGGTTTGGTAAACTAACCAATATATTCACACTTTAATTTATCATGTGCACATCAGGATATCCGCAAAGTAAAAACAAATCACACTTCATAAATCAAGGAAACAAGGTTATATTGAACAATGATCAAATAGTAAATTAAGACCTATTTTCCAATTTATTGTCTTATGCAATACGAAGCTCGACTTGATGGGAAAATATACAATTACACTTCCTCAGGGAATATACAATAGTTCTCAGATACTAAGATTAATTGCTAaacaggaaaagaaaataaaaaacaaaatccctacaaaaaaaataataacccgTTAAGCAAATAGGTGCTTGTCGATGGAAAACAACCATCCAATAACCTGCTAAAGTAACCATCTACACAGTGTCAACTAGATATCAACAATGGTCCACACATcgaaggaaaataaaaagggcATATTTGAACCAAGCTTTTGCATTTCTTCCagcaaaaaaattaaatcaaaagcaACCATCCACATCACAATTTTAATCAACAAGTTTCGACACAATAATCATGCAACAAAGTGAGGTTTTCACTGTCAGAAATTTAGCAACTCAGTAATATAAACAGTATACAGCACTAGAAACAGCAGAAATAGGAATCATGAGAAAAGACATCAAGCCACTAACCGATAAAGGTCGATGATGGTAGGTTTGAACCATCCAATGGTCACGCAGGAGGAGGTCCCAGGCCGCCGGCTGACACAGAACGGCGAGCGCGAATGAGGTTGGGTGATGCAGGTCGCGTCGACGGAGATTAGGGCTCCAGATCGCGCGGGGACGGAGCGGCCGGAGTTCAACCGCGACGTAGCGCACGGATTGCTTCAAGCGAGGACAGCGCCGCACGGCGAAGGCTTTGTGTCAGGCGGCACCTTGGACGGGGATGCTCAGCCATCAGTGTGCCCAGCAATTGCTGCCAGCAACGGAGATTGTGCGCGAAGGAGGTTGTCCGTTAAAGTCCTATGCGGCAGGGATGCAGTTCGAAGGTCACACGACGGCTGCTTGGGACGGGATGTTCAGCTTTGACAATGGGGGTTTTGGGTGGTAGCGTGGCCTTCCATTCAGAATAAAGGAAttgggaaaattttgaaaatagggGTTAAAACAAAACTGAACAAGCATTTAGGTTAATTAGGGTTAAAAAGGGGTTAATCATCATTTTTAATTCATATTGGGCCTAACAAACAGCCCATTGTAGCCATTATATAGGTAACTCATTGGCTCCCTAGAGGAACTCTATTAAAAACCCTCTCCTAATGAAACAACGTCGTGCCCTAGTCCTAAAATGTTACATTGTGTATCATTCAGGCAAGGGACATATTTGTCCTTATTAAACACGTGGAACTTAATGGCTGAGTCAGCAGCTTCACGTGACACATCAGATCATTCTGTTAGTGGTTAATGGAGCTGAGTCCAAAATGACCAGTTTGTCTTATGCCAGAAAATGCTGAGaactaattaagtaattaatttttgttgGAGACCAAAACGCCCACTTAGAAATTTTTTGAGTTCCAATTTGATTAAATACTCTATTATTAACACTCATTATTTCGCCATTGATCTCATCAAGATAGACACAACAAACAAGAAcatgaatgaatgaataaaaCTCAGTTCTTAAAGGTTGCATTTGTTCATAAAGACAGGACAATTAGACATGGACACAGAAACACAAAATCGTATTTGGAATGTGAGACATGGACAAAGACATTGTGTCCTAAGAtacttaattagtatattttgtgtccTTTCTAACAGGAAGAGCACAGAAACACTAAACGGtgacataattttttttcatttattatcatatcaaattttcataattatattttttattattttatttttattctaaattttgcgtgaaaaaaaaataaaggtaaattaaactttttattatttgttctatCTTATATTTTGTATTTCCGTCCTTTATGTTATGTTCTTAGCATTTTTTCTTGTCCTATTTTAAAAACCAAATGTAGCCAAAGAGAATAGATTAGAGTAGTAAGAACTtacattgttgttattattatatcaAGATAGAAAGTAAACAACGCAACACAAGATACGAAGAAATGTAATAAATTCCAGCCCAGATGATCCAAATGAAAATATTTATCAATTCAAAATCAAGCCACCAACTCAAAATGTAGCATCCATTATTCCTAGTGCACAACTAAACCCAATTTAACGATTTTAactaaatcattttgaaaaaaataaaaaaaaagacaagaaaaactaaattacCTTCGGGTTTAGCATAGTACGAGGGAGAGAGAGTAAGAATGTTGGCGACGGACAACAGGCGACAAAGCGACAACGAACGATGAGCGAGCAGTCGGTGTGTTGCGGGGCGATGAACTGCTGAACAGGATCTTAACAATGCAACGCGAAAAAACTAGTGCCTTGAGCAGAGGAGTTAGATGCTACAACAAAAGAGAAGAACTTAGGAtttatcacctttttctttgagagaagaaagagagattgAAGGTGATGAGGAGGGTATATAACTTaggtttctttttcctttttaatttcttttgtttttccttttaaatAACTCCAAAACGACATCATTTGGGACATTAGGGAAAACCCAATTTAGTCTGACCGATCATTCCTAGTTGATTTAGCGGTTCGCAGATAGTTCTCAAACTAAAGATTTATCTTGTCAATCGAACCACATACATGATCAGTTCTCGATTTAACTACTCCAACTAGCCTATTCAGTCTATTTTTTAGAAAATTGTTTGTAACAAATGTTGAAAGAATGAAGGCTTGATTTGCGTAAGAATTGGACACCAACAAGAAATGAAGGAAATGGTGTAAGAGATCATGTCTAAtactttttcctttttatatatcttttaatttttataaattaataattactttATATATATTACTTGTTGGTGTCAAATTTTTACACAGATCAGGTTTTCATCCCTCGATTTGCATGCAGCTTCTGTCGTTAACACTAGATCTATCATATCTAGTCCACTTAATTTGTGTACTACCTACAATATACAACAAGAACAATAAAGTCTTGTCCTACTAGGTCGAGTCGGTTACATGGATCAAGCGATGTCATTgagctctatcatgtatcatgtctacagaaagACAATTTACATGTGGATCTTGTTTgtccacctcatggatggtcttcctaGGTCTTTTTCTGCCTTTCACCCATTTTTCATCTTCCATCTCATTCACCCTCCTAGCTAGGTGCTCTGTCAGTCTTCTTCTCACATATCCAAATAACTTGAGatgcgattctaccatcttttccacaataagtgctactccaactctctctctgttatatcttcgttctttattttatccaatcgcgtgtgaccactcatccatctcaatatcttcatctctgccacacttaacTTATATTCATGCTCCCTTTTGGTcgcccaacactctgtaccataaagcatagccggtctaaTAGCAAtgtgatagaatttacctttatgttttaaaggcacttttttgttaTATATGAAACCAGACGCACTCCGTCATTTTGACCAacttgcttggatcctatgatttaagtcttgttcaatctctccattattatgtatgatACGCCcaagatatttaaaaattttaacgtttcctaggatgttttctccaatcttcgcctctatattagggttttctcTTCGACggccgaacttacattccatatattccatcTTGCTACGgtttatgcgcagaccatacacttctagagcttctctccataaatctaacttcttatttaggtcttcacttgactctcccataaggacgatatcattggcaaaaagcatgcaccatggcacaagcTCTTGGAAATGCTCTATTAGTatttccaagactaatgtgaaaaggtatggacttaaggatgattcctggtgtaatcctataccaatagaaaattcctctgtcacaccatcttgagtcttcacactaatTGTAGCCctatcattcatatctttaatTGCACggatatatgcgatccttactctcttctttttcaaaaccttttataagacttaaaattaaatttttaattaaaaaatattttaaataataaaaaaatcttactttAATATTAGTAATACATTTTAAATGTATAGTTATGGTAAGCATCATAATTATAGCCGTTGTTATTAATAAAACAATCACATTAGGTGTACATTAAAATGAGCCATTAGCATAAAATACAcgttaaaaatgagttaaataatacatgtattaatacataaatacacagtggttaattttagtgtataaatagtatttttataaaaaaaattataaaatatacatccaccaatttatcaaatcaaaattcattaattaaaaaattttattaatataattaaattacataaaataatctaatctttactaaaatattttaaaccTAAGATAATTTATATGATACTATTATTAACgaccataaaaataaataaatttaattagtaaagtaaatatttataataaaataattaagtatAATATTAATGcactgataatataaaaaaaatttatacagtCATTCaaccatatatatttattt contains:
- the LOC140181627 gene encoding uncharacterized protein: MGKKKLVETRCSPCYINNLFSHLELHNEDAKLAELEAIGFGFLRRVPLWHVKQSIMLQLARAYDMESNTLRVNAGDIHITAELISRGTNPGTVEEKCIPFGT